AAAAAAGACCTTGCCCAGCGCGAAGGCGACGAAGCCATAAACGCCAAAGTCGAACCACTCCATGGTGTTGCCAAGAGCGGCAGCGGTAACAGCCTTCTTCAGCTTCGACTGATCGACCACCGTAATATCAGCGATGGTGAGGGGCCCGTTAGGAGCGCCTGGATCAGTCATGACAGCACCTCATGGCGTCGGCGGCTTCAGCAGGAAGCCTAACGCCTCCAATTCGACCGAGCTACCCCAAATGCGTCTCTGCTCGGATTGGCGTCGCGAGGAGCGGTGAAGCTTAAAGGACCTGCAAGCCCACGTCAGGTTAGTCGAGGTCGTGTCTATGAAGACGGCGCGTGAACTGGTGGTCGAGAACCTGATAGCGCGGGACCGCCCCCTTGAATCGATCTCTCCCCTGAAACATGTAATTGGAGCGGCTATGCCGCATCGCTTGTTCAGACTATCGGAGGAAGTGATGGGACATCGACCCTTTTCCAAACCGGTCTACCTTCGGCTCCATGAAACCGGGAACTACGTGGCCTGGAGCGCATGGGAAGCGCTCGAGTATCTGGAACGCTACTGGGATAGGCCCAAGGCGAAGCACTATCGGCGTGCGCGGAAATTGTGCCAGAACGCTATCGATGGTTGGGTCTCTGCCGACAAGGCGCGAGAAGCGCTGGTTGATGCAGCTCGCAGAGCCGGGCTCCTGATGGCGGGCAAACGGACGTCCCGGGGCAATAGCAATGTTGTCTTCCGGTCGATACCACAGCCCGAAGAAACGCGAGACACTGCTTAAGGGAACGGCCCCTGAAGGGGCCGTTCTTGTTATTCGGCGACAAGAGGCTCCATCACGGCGATCAGCCGGGCCAAGCGTCCGCGCAACGCAATCCATTCCTGGATAATGGCACGTTTGCGGGCGTCCGCATGCTCGTCGCCCCGGAGAGCGAGCAACTCGGCGTCGATCAAGTCGAGCGAGCATTGCATTTCGCCCAGCGTGAGAGGATCGCCTCGTCCTGATTTGGTGGCATGGTCTACGTCGCGCTCAAATCGCGCGATGTCCGGCCTCCAATCGAACAATGGGACAAACTGGTCGGCCGCCGTAACAGATTTGCTTTGCTGTAAGTTCATTGAGTTCACCGATTCACGAAACGTCAAACGCTAAGGGATCAGCGCCGGCGAAAGTCCGGCATAGGTGAGCTAGGGAGCAAACGATGGCCTTTCAAGGCGGTCATTGATCTGAAATGAGGCAATGAGCCAGATGCAACTCCTCCCTGTAGAACCGACGTCACGCTAGGGAGGCACGGGTCGCGATGCGTTGTTCAAGCCTGCAAAGCGCAGCGCCCCATCGCTTCTCGCAAAGTCCCGCGGCATCATTGCGACCTGGAACCAAGCACGCCGACGCGGGTTTGCAAGACGAATATGATGAGGTCCGCCCCGTCGAATGTCGAAGTTGAAAATCGGCTACCACGCATCGCACGAGCAGTTCTCCCCCCAAGACCTGCTCAAGCTAGTACAACTCGCGCAATCGGCAGGTTTCGACTGTGCCAAATGCTCCGACCATTTCCATCCCTGGAGTGAGCGGCAGGGACAGTCCGGGGCGGCGTGGCCGTGGCTCGGTGCGGCGTTACAGGCCACCGTATTGCCTTTCGGTGTGGTAACAGCACCTGGCTATAGATACCATCCCGCCATTATTGCCCAATTCATCGCCACGTTGACGAGCCTCTTCGAGAGCCGT
The sequence above is a segment of the Paradevosia shaoguanensis genome. Coding sequences within it:
- a CDS encoding DUF982 domain-containing protein: MGHRPFSKPVYLRLHETGNYVAWSAWEALEYLERYWDRPKAKHYRRARKLCQNAIDGWVSADKAREALVDAARRAGLLMAGKRTSRGNSNVVFRSIPQPEETRDTA